The nucleotide sequence GATAGATTGTAAAAAGGGGAACAAGTAAACTTAATGTGCAATGATAGACCTAGCCCTCTAGTTTTGAGCATAAACAATCTTTTGAATTATGCAGCATACTAtagaagttttttattttttaataaaattgcaATTCTGCACTTGATTTCTCTGTTTAAggtatgaaaatgcagaaaagcCATTTGTACCATAACAAGGACAGGGTGGGTCCTATGGGTTTGTATGAAGTAAATGTAGTATCAAGATTGTTCAATAGATTTGTGTTTTGTATAGTGGGCACTTTGGTAATGTGTAGTTTTATGACCTGAAAAGAATAATTCAACATAAAAGTGCTTTTCTAATGTTACAACCAGCCAAGTGAAACCCATTAGAAACCGTATCATTGTCACCAAAACAGGTGAGGTGGTATTGTTTGGATTGTAACTGGATTTGGCACCTGGTTATTTAGTGTCGATTGCTTGACGGGACAATGTCAACAggaaatctagtcagttttttaagggggaaggaaaaggaaacagtATTTTTGGATACTCCACCAGCTCCGACAACCCTGCCGTTTTGGTGGCTTTAATGTtactcttctcccccctccttcaACTTTAAAAATAGCTATTGGGTAGTACTTGCAAGAAGCAAACagtcaaagaaaactattagagggAAACTGACCGTAAACAATGCTTTCAAGTGTTAAGTGTAACAAGTCTTCTTTAAACTTCTGTCAGTTTCAATAATCTTAGGAAAAGTTACTGGTCTGAATTTAAGGATTGTCCCTTTAAAGGTAGGCAGGGTGAAACATTAAAAACTAGAATTGGTAATGGGATGTATGTTCCTGTAACTTAAACTGAAGTAGTGGAAAAACAGCATACAGAGCTGTTTTAACAGCatgtgtgtccagttctgttgcaGCGCCTTGCTAAGAGCAACTGCTCTTACCTTCTGTTGAGGGTCTGAAGTACTCTTCAGACTCAGTGACTACTGTTGGATCCTTTATATCAACTGCCATTTCAGTTTTCTTGCAATTGGCTTCATGTTCTTGGTCAGCCAAAGGGGATGTTCCACTGCCAATTAAAGGCAAGTTATCTTGACTGTGGGCATCAACTGGTGAGGTATTTgagcttgtttttttctcctggaaGGCATACACACACTTAGTTTGTAATATGGAACATTGGGAGTATGACTGGCATAGTGCATTTATGGCACTTAAAAACATTAGTGATGGTTAAATCAGTTTGTTACACAACAGTTAAAAGGGTTGCTGAAACAGAATCCATGGGGAAGACTGCAACAGCAGCAGGAATTTGTTAACCCAACACATTGTGTTAATCCTCATCAAGCAGAACTGCATTTTATCAGATTCCCCACCCTTGATTTAAGTTTTTAGCCTGAGCACTTTATGCTGTcaactaaaatcaagatatttcaGATGTTCCGTGATACTGATTTGATCCCTTCAGTTATGTCAGGGTGAGTTTATGGATTTGGTACAGACAGGGCCCAACCCCTCTTTcattggtttttaaaataaactttgtttTCACTAAAGAAGTCTGAGGATCTGTAAGAGTTACAGTTTTAGACTGAAGGGCATGCAAGAAGGGGAGAACAGCAACTTTATTAGAAATAGAAAACTGCTTTAACATAATGGTTTTACCAAGAACTGGATATCTTAAATATAGATACACATTACCATAGTTAGTTCTCTTGAAGATTCCTCTTCAATTTCTGCTTGAACTACAAATTTGTCTTCATCTTCACTCAGTTTTTCTTCAGGGAAGCTACTAAACAAACAGTTAAAGTCATCGTAATCTAGTCAGTTGTAAGGTCTAAACATGTTCCTAGACCTGGCTAAGAGTCATTTAAGCAGAGGAAGCTTGTTTGACAGCTTGCCTCCCCCCTCAGCCCACGACTAATATAGTGGTCTCTAAATGGCAACAAGCTCTCCATTAACAAAAAATCAGCACGTAAGATAATGAATTTACATACTTCTCCCATGAAAGCTAGAATGCTATCATGGATGCACAGAAAGTCATGACTGTCACAGAATGGCCAAACAGCCTTTTCCATTAACAAAAAGCAGGGAGATTAGATTTAAAGGAGTTTCTATTTCTGTGAAAACAGCTCTGTTGGAGTTAAACCCCAGAACTCATAGGGTTCCCACCCTCCCCTTAACAATGGTCTAATATCCGTAGTAACGTTTTTATAGGCACTCCATAAAGCCTCACTGTAGCAGTCCAAAACTTTAGCTGATGGCAGTGTAAATTTAATATTTACCCTAAGTTTAACAGTAATAGGTGGCTCTGTATGCTTGACCAGGAGAGTGAACACATATTACTCATTCTtatcaaatgaaatgaaatagaTTCTACTCTGGATAAACAGCTAGTTGTTTCCAATATGTTCCATAGTAAAGTCGTTGGCATGTAGTGGTTAAAACTGGACTTCAAAACTCAACACCCTACACCCTAAAATTAACTAGGGGAAGAAAGCTCCAGTCCCTTGATATTACTACTTTTTCCTCCAGCTCCAGATTTTGTGAGAAGCATTTATATTACAGACCGTGTTCACAACCAGAAAGCAGTGTTAACTCCCTACTATAGAATAATAGGATGAACAAGAGGGTCATTTCTTCCTTGCTAGCTCTTGTCCTGCACCCCAAGAACATTAGGGTTAGGTACCAGAGGTGAAGTGAGAAATTGATTTTAGGCTAAGAGTGTAAAACAGAACCATTGTCCAGTTTGTTCCGCTCCCTGCTACTGAACCAGCCATTATCTGGTAGCTCTCCAAGCTTTAACATCTACAATGGAAGGAATGTGACAGATCAGTGAATGGGAAACAGGGTAGATATAATGTTTATTTtgaaggagggggcagggcaatgTTGAAGGGAGAGCAGGCACACAGATCTGATGCTCTTATCTTTTACTTTCTGAAGCAAGGACAGAgagaggtatttttaaaatttgttgactGTCAACACAAAAATTCTGTTCAGAGGCATCAGCACAGATTTCTCAGAACTGTACAGAGTTCTGCACCCACAAATTTTTGGCATCATCTTGCCCTGAAAAAAAGTCTTTGAGGCAGTTCTACAAGTTCAATTAAAGATTTACTTACTGAGTTTCAGGCACTATTTCTTCAGCAGTCCCATCTGCAACAACAATTCTGTTAATCTGCTCTGGTGGAAGAGATTCCCTTTTTGGTAAGGTGTTATCCTGTTCCTCTTGCTGATTAGCTTTTTCGGTGTTGGGTTTAGGGCATTTGGGTGAGCTAGAAACTTTGGAACCTCCTCCAAATGGATTAAAGTTTGGATCATCAAATTTGTCCCAGTCAAAGTTATAAGATGCACTGGAAACAGgaatttcactttctgttttactTTTGCTTTTTGCCTCAGAGTTCTCCAATGTTTTCCCTAGAGCTATAGTGGTTTTCTTGGAAGGAGGCTTAATTCCAGGTCTTTTACCTAGTTTCCTTGGAGGTGGCCTTTTACTAGCTGTGTTATCAGTGAAGTCAAATTCTAGTTTCACAGATTCGGCTTTGGAGAAGCTAGCCTCTTCTTCAGGTTTTGACTCTTTTGTTGAAGTTCTTTCTGCTACTGGAGAATTCTGTAGCTTTGATTCCCTAGTTTCAAAAGGATGTGTTGTATCAGAGCTGTTAGGATCAAAGGTGTAGGACCCTTGTACAGGTGGTGGAGAATTCTGTGTTTGTGTTGATCTGTTGGAAGAATTGGTTTTGCTGACTTCACCAGAAGTGGGCTTTACATCCTGTTCAGTGTCATTAGGAATTGGTTTGGATTCATTACCAGACACCACGACATCCATGAAAACAGTCTCTTTTGTCACACCAATAAGAGTGTCTGCATTTAGATTTGTACTCTCAGACACTGCAGCAGTAGGTGGGGAAGTAACAGGAAGTATATCATCCAGTGACAGAGAATTTGTATCATTTTTCTCAGAAACCTTTTCAGGGTTGCTAGACAATATAGGAGACTTTTTTAGACTCTCAGGAGAATTCTGCATCTGAGAGGAACTCTGGAATGGATTGATGTTGTTTAAGTTATCAAAATCAATGCTGTATGTACCACAGCTTTTCACTGGCATCTCATCATCTGGATAAGGAACAACACTGGCTTCCTCCTGCATTTGTGCATCTTCTCTAGTAATTTTAGTGTCAAATTCTGTTACATGTTGATTTCTGTTACACAAAAATAAAGTCAGTGTTAATTTATAATTAGCCATTTTaagacaccatttaaaaaaacagttttcaaactCATATGCTGGAGTTTGCAAAGCTTTATGCTACACCAAAAGAGTTGGACATAAGAGGGCTGATATCACCATAAAAGCAAGAGAATTTGTCTGCTTTCTAAAGAGCCTACCACCCTGGTATCTTACTGTTCAGGGATTAGAGAAAAGCCAACAAAATCTCTCCTAAAGAAGTCAGTTCTCCTCCACCACATTGTGCTCATATAGAAACACACTGCTGAGTCCCCTTCCTTTTCTCCTCAACCCCACATAGGAATGCTTTACAAGGGAGGCTGAAATTCAGAGCATAACTCTCTGGATAGGCTGAATATGTACTGCAGTAGTAAAGAACCAGTAGTACTGAAAACCCCTACAGAACTTAGATTCAGATAATGGTACAGATTCCTGGACTACTGTAGATATTCACACAGGGTTTATAAGAATGGGGGTGACCATCAACATAATGTATCAAGTTATAACATGACTCACTTCTTCCATTCCATCCTTTGCTTTCTCTGGtcactgctgatttttttttttggctgtccGTGAacactcccttccctcccccgccatcTATGAAACATGTATGCCAGAATTGCATAGACTGCTCTGAATACAGAAGTTGAATGCTAAGACTTactaaaaacagagaggcaaggAAGaacacagggggtggggggagaaagaaatGACTGACTGCTGTAAGCGAATAGATTATAGAAAGATTATGCATAATCACTACAGACGCATTCTAATGTTATGTTCCCATGTCACCCCTGAGCTCAAGTTTGCTTATTTGTAGCTCATGTACACATGATAGAGCATTAAGACATTACTTcctgaaaaagtatttcctcccATTGTTTTGCCTCTTTTGCAAAAGAGTACAAAAAGTTATATGaatgccacacacacaaaagctatACAGCAAAACATAATTAAAAGCCAACCAGTTAAAATTCCAGCATGACAAAGTTGGAAGCAAGAAAGGATATAGTTCACTACGATCTCCCCACCCTGTGAGTCTCTTCTCTGCAAGACTTGTTGTCTAAGTAATCAGACCCCTCCCATCCTCTTTCAGTACTTAACCAATAAGAGCCTGAGAACCATGCACCACAGTGCCGTTCTTTGAAAGTTTCCATCTGCAGTACTTTCTTCCTCCTAGTCCTAAAATAAGTCCTCATACTCCTTACCACAACACAATACTAGACTGCAGCAACACAAGCATTCTCATTGTAGCatggagaaagggagaggagatataccagagcaggggaatggactagatgacctcctgaggtcctttccaactctgatattctattattctaacaaAAGCAGTAGCTCTTGAGATGCTGTTACTTGTGCCTGAATTATGACTGTACAACACCATCAATAAATGTTCCATTTTGCCATTGTAAAAGTCACTTAATCCCTACATGTCAGACCCTGACATTTAGAGACATAGGAGCAAGAAGTTTAGTTGACATATGAATTACAACTAAGAAATTAGTGACCGTGCCTAAAGATCTAGAATCAAATACTGCTGTTCAGTTCAGAGAAGCTGCGTGGAtttgagatcagaatttgaccaCTAGTCAAAGATTATCCAGTTCTTTTTAGCCAGCTTGGAGATAGTaattttctgaaaaaaagaacaaaatgccATACAAGTAGGGTTTATAAGcgattaaacaaattaatcacaattaatcacgcGGTTAAACAAtagattatttaaatatttttggatgttttccacattttcaaatatattgatttcaattacaacacagaacacaaagtgtactgtgctcactttatattatttttatttcaaatatttgcactgtaaaaaagaaatagtatttttcaattcacctcagataagtactgtagtgcaatctctaacatgaaagttgaacttacaaatgtagaattatgtacaaaaaataactgcaaaaaataaaacaaagtccactccatcctacttcagccaatcactcacacaaaacaagtttggttacaatttgcaggagataatgctgcccgcttcctatttacaatgtcacctgtaagtgagaccaggcattcacatggcactgttgtagccagcattgcaaagtatttacatgccagatatgctaaacattcatatgccccttcatgctctgGGCACCACTCTGGCAGACATGCTtcaatgctgatgatgctcgttaaaaaataacgtatgcattaaatttgtgactgaacattCTGACatctatttcatgttatagcagtctcagatgatgac is from Chelonia mydas isolate rCheMyd1 chromosome 4, rCheMyd1.pri.v2, whole genome shotgun sequence and encodes:
- the TACC3 gene encoding transforming acidic coiled-coil-containing protein 3 isoform X3 codes for the protein MFHRWRGREGSVHGQPKKKISSDQRKQRMEWKKNQHVTEFDTKITREDAQMQEEASVVPYPDDEMPVKSCGTYSIDFDNLNNINPFQSSSQMQNSPESLKKSPILSSNPEKVSEKNDTNSLSLDDILPVTSPPTAAVSESTNLNADTLIGVTKETVFMDVVVSGNESKPIPNDTEQDVKPTSGEVSKTNSSNRSTQTQNSPPPVQGSYTFDPNSSDTTHPFETRESKLQNSPVAERTSTKESKPEEEASFSKAESVKLEFDFTDNTASKRPPPRKLGKRPGIKPPSKKTTIALGKTLENSEAKSKSKTESEIPVSSASYNFDWDKFDDPNFNPFGGGSKVSSSPKCPKPNTEKANQQEEQDNTLPKRESLPPEQINRIVVADGTAEEIVPETHSFPEEKLSEDEDKFVVQAEIEEESSRELTMEKKTSSNTSPVDAHSQDNLPLIGSGTSPLADQEHEANCKKTEMAVDIKDPTVVTESEEYFRPSTEVLGMGIEIDYLEQFGTSSFKESALRKQSLYLKFDPLLRDSPKKLAPGTINSCVVNAPFQSGPLSDFSRLPLETPKPAVKSLQNEEKPKGLDLLGTFPAPDTVPLIPDISTSNASPLSPFGVPTNTAVDAIIEVLKYSQKDMDAAVETVKLEVQEKQMEVLEWKKKYDRLYMEYLEMGKIVAEFEGTITQMMEDAQKQKELSKKENQKMLEEKQQVLSDLNSMEKSFSELFKRFEKQKEALEGYRKNEEALKKCAEDYLARIKKEEQRYQALKAHAEEKLHQANEEIAQVRGKAKTESVALQATLRKEQMRVQSLERSLEQKAKENDELTKICDDLILKMEKI
- the TACC3 gene encoding transforming acidic coiled-coil-containing protein 3 isoform X4; this encodes MFHRWRGREGSVHGQPKKKISSDQRKQRMEWKKNQHVTEFDTKITREDAQMQEEASVVPYPDDEMPVKSCGTYSIDFDNLNNINPFQSSSQMQNSPESLKKSPILSSNPEKVSEKNDTNSLSLDDILPVTSPPTAAVSESTNLNADTLIGVTKETVFMDVVVSGNESKPIPNDTEQDVKPTSGEVSKTNSSNRSTQTQNSPPPVQGSYTFDPNSSDTTHPFETRESKLQNSPVAERTSTKESKPEEEASFSKAESVKLEFDFTDNTASKRPPPRKLGKRPGIKPPSKKTTIALGKTLENSEAKSKSKTESEIPVSSASYNFDWDKFDDPNFNPFGGGSKVSSSPKCPKPNTEKANQQEEQDNTLPKRESLPPEQINRIVVADGTAEEIVPETHFPEEKLSEDEDKFVVQAEIEEESSRELTMEKKTSSNTSPVDAHSQDNLPLIGSGTSPLADQEHEANCKKTEMAVDIKDPTVVTESEEYFRPSTEVLGMGIEIDYLEQFGTSSFKESALRKQSLYLKFDPLLRDSPKKLAPGTINSCVVNAPFQSGPLSDFSRLPLETPKPAVKSLQNEEKPKGLDLLGTFPAPDTVPLIPDISTSNASPLSPFGVPTNTAVDAIIEVLKYSQKDMDAAVETVKLEVQEKQMEVLEWKKKYDRLYMEYLEMGKIVAEFEGTITQMMEDAQKQKELSKKENQKMLEEKQQVLSDLNSMEKSFSELFKRFEKQKEALEGYRKNEEALKKCAEDYLARIKKEEQRYQALKAHAEEKLHQANEEIAQVRGKAKTESVALQATLRKEQMRVQSLERSLEQKAKENDELTKICDDLILKMEKI
- the TACC3 gene encoding transforming acidic coiled-coil-containing protein 3 isoform X1; protein product: MSLQILNGENISDDLTAESCSFLFPPPESTGRPSILRPSQKENLPPKSVAKAMKVTFQTPMRDPQTHRILSPSMENKLDTTFTLDDCTEVLGDLHPSETSSAANQHVTEFDTKITREDAQMQEEASVVPYPDDEMPVKSCGTYSIDFDNLNNINPFQSSSQMQNSPESLKKSPILSSNPEKVSEKNDTNSLSLDDILPVTSPPTAAVSESTNLNADTLIGVTKETVFMDVVVSGNESKPIPNDTEQDVKPTSGEVSKTNSSNRSTQTQNSPPPVQGSYTFDPNSSDTTHPFETRESKLQNSPVAERTSTKESKPEEEASFSKAESVKLEFDFTDNTASKRPPPRKLGKRPGIKPPSKKTTIALGKTLENSEAKSKSKTESEIPVSSASYNFDWDKFDDPNFNPFGGGSKVSSSPKCPKPNTEKANQQEEQDNTLPKRESLPPEQINRIVVADGTAEEIVPETHSFPEEKLSEDEDKFVVQAEIEEESSRELTMEKKTSSNTSPVDAHSQDNLPLIGSGTSPLADQEHEANCKKTEMAVDIKDPTVVTESEEYFRPSTEVLGMGIEIDYLEQFGTSSFKESALRKQSLYLKFDPLLRDSPKKLAPGTINSCVVNAPFQSGPLSDFSRLPLETPKPAVKSLQNEEKPKGLDLLGTFPAPDTVPLIPDISTSNASPLSPFGVPTNTAVDAIIEVLKYSQKDMDAAVETVKLEVQEKQMEVLEWKKKYDRLYMEYLEMGKIVAEFEGTITQMMEDAQKQKELSKKENQKMLEEKQQVLSDLNSMEKSFSELFKRFEKQKEALEGYRKNEEALKKCAEDYLARIKKEEQRYQALKAHAEEKLHQANEEIAQVRGKAKTESVALQATLRKEQMRVQSLERSLEQKAKENDELTKICDDLILKMEKI
- the TACC3 gene encoding transforming acidic coiled-coil-containing protein 3 isoform X5 — encoded protein: MQEEASVVPYPDDEMPVKSCGTYSIDFDNLNNINPFQSSSQMQNSPESLKKSPILSSNPEKVSEKNDTNSLSLDDILPVTSPPTAAVSESTNLNADTLIGVTKETVFMDVVVSGNESKPIPNDTEQDVKPTSGEVSKTNSSNRSTQTQNSPPPVQGSYTFDPNSSDTTHPFETRESKLQNSPVAERTSTKESKPEEEASFSKAESVKLEFDFTDNTASKRPPPRKLGKRPGIKPPSKKTTIALGKTLENSEAKSKSKTESEIPVSSASYNFDWDKFDDPNFNPFGGGSKVSSSPKCPKPNTEKANQQEEQDNTLPKRESLPPEQINRIVVADGTAEEIVPETHSFPEEKLSEDEDKFVVQAEIEEESSRELTMEKKTSSNTSPVDAHSQDNLPLIGSGTSPLADQEHEANCKKTEMAVDIKDPTVVTESEEYFRPSTEVLGMGIEIDYLEQFGTSSFKESALRKQSLYLKFDPLLRDSPKKLAPGTINSCVVNAPFQSGPLSDFSRLPLETPKPAVKSLQNEEKPKGLDLLGTFPAPDTVPLIPDISTSNASPLSPFGVPTNTAVDAIIEVLKYSQKDMDAAVETVKLEVQEKQMEVLEWKKKYDRLYMEYLEMGKIVAEFEGTITQMMEDAQKQKELSKKENQKMLEEKQQVLSDLNSMEKSFSELFKRFEKQKEALEGYRKNEEALKKCAEDYLARIKKEEQRYQALKAHAEEKLHQANEEIAQVRGKAKTESVALQATLRKEQMRVQSLERSLEQKAKENDELTKICDDLILKMEKI
- the TACC3 gene encoding transforming acidic coiled-coil-containing protein 3 isoform X2, which produces MSLQILNGENISDDLTAESCSFLFPPPESTGRPSILRPSQKENLPPKSVAKAMKVTFQTPMRDPQTHRILSPSMENKLDTTFTLDDCTEVLGDLHPSETSSAANQHVTEFDTKITREDAQMQEEASVVPYPDDEMPVKSCGTYSIDFDNLNNINPFQSSSQMQNSPESLKKSPILSSNPEKVSEKNDTNSLSLDDILPVTSPPTAAVSESTNLNADTLIGVTKETVFMDVVVSGNESKPIPNDTEQDVKPTSGEVSKTNSSNRSTQTQNSPPPVQGSYTFDPNSSDTTHPFETRESKLQNSPVAERTSTKESKPEEEASFSKAESVKLEFDFTDNTASKRPPPRKLGKRPGIKPPSKKTTIALGKTLENSEAKSKSKTESEIPVSSASYNFDWDKFDDPNFNPFGGGSKVSSSPKCPKPNTEKANQQEEQDNTLPKRESLPPEQINRIVVADGTAEEIVPETHFPEEKLSEDEDKFVVQAEIEEESSRELTMEKKTSSNTSPVDAHSQDNLPLIGSGTSPLADQEHEANCKKTEMAVDIKDPTVVTESEEYFRPSTEVLGMGIEIDYLEQFGTSSFKESALRKQSLYLKFDPLLRDSPKKLAPGTINSCVVNAPFQSGPLSDFSRLPLETPKPAVKSLQNEEKPKGLDLLGTFPAPDTVPLIPDISTSNASPLSPFGVPTNTAVDAIIEVLKYSQKDMDAAVETVKLEVQEKQMEVLEWKKKYDRLYMEYLEMGKIVAEFEGTITQMMEDAQKQKELSKKENQKMLEEKQQVLSDLNSMEKSFSELFKRFEKQKEALEGYRKNEEALKKCAEDYLARIKKEEQRYQALKAHAEEKLHQANEEIAQVRGKAKTESVALQATLRKEQMRVQSLERSLEQKAKENDELTKICDDLILKMEKI